CTATGTTATTATAGTGCATATCGGGCCATTTAATACAGCATTCTGCTTATTTGGAGAACAAAATTGCCAACAAATAAAGCACATCTGTTAAAATCCTCAGAAGGGGCAGCCACATGTGCTGGCAGTGGATCTGGGATGTGGGACGGGTCAGAATTCTCGGCTACTGGCGCCAAACTTCCAGGAAGTGGTGGGTATCGACATCAGCGAGGGTCAACTGGAAGAGGCCAGAGCTGTGCCAGGGTACCCCAACATCACATACAGGTAGGGGTGTGTGAGCTGCTCCGTAGGCCCATGTGTGGACATAATTACACTttgattataaaacaaaactatgaaatcaTAATGTTCCATTTTGCATTACATTTTGGGCAAATCTTGGTTTTGtgtacagtaataaaaaaataaagctctTCCAATATGTACATTTAAAGGAATGgatcaacattttgggaaatatgcttgtttgctttcttgtcGAGAGTTAGATGATAAGATTAATTTGTCTCTCTTGTATCTATTTGTTCATTATGAAGCTgtagccagcagctggttagctagGCTTAGCATAAAGCCCGGATCTGGTGAGAAATATTCCCACAAATAATCACCCATGAAAGCACAAAtttttgtatttacattgttttttgtaCGGAtcaaacaagatataaaatgttaatgttagtgattttgttacctttgaacagagccaggcaagcttttttcctgtttccagtctttatgctaagctaagcaaactggttgctggctgttgCCTTAATTTAACAGATAGATGTAAGGTATCAATGGTATCAATCTACTCATTTAACTCTCGGTATGAAAGCAGGTAATATTTCCCAAATTGTTTATTCTAGTCCaataactattcctttaagaatTTTTCAAATTTGAGATGTAATATCATTACACTTAATATCTCAAAGCTGTTTGGTTGGTTGATACATCTGCAGTGTAATAACCGTTTACAATGGCTGTAACATGTCAGCATAACAATGACAGTTTGACATGATGGTGAACCAACAAGatacaaactgctgctgtttgcatTTAATTTACTGTGTCTACCAACCAATTCATGAAGTTCAACGTTCAAAGAGGAATATCTAGTGAAATAATGGATCAAACCCTTCTGGAAGGATGAATAAACTATGTTTATGCCCAGGTAGAAGTATTTGGAGTTACAGGTgtgatgtgtttgttgtgtctgCAGGAAGGGAACAGCAGAGGATCTTCCGTTTCCGGATGGTTCTGTAGACTTGCTGACAGCAGCGTCAGCAGCCCACTGGTTTGATCAGTCGCGATTCCTGGCTGAAGCGAGTCGAGTTTTAAAACCCCGTGGCTGCATGGCTCTGCTGGGCTTCAGTGATAATAACACCAGGCTTCACTACCAGACCTGTGGAGAAAAACTCAACCACATCTATGAAGAGGTGAGTAAAATCTTATCAGCAGTGCAAACATTTGTTGACATAGAGTGGCGGTATGCCTAAACATGGAGCTAATAACACACTGAAAATATTATCTGCGTACCAGCCATATTTACTAGCTGATTtattggccacttgggggcagcggaaacaagatgtgaacacaacattgacatatcgtcaccttttaagttgatataaCAATTGTTAACAGTTGGttttttacacatccagcagttactgACCAGTATTATCATTCACTTCGAGTCGTGTTTCTGTTCACCTGGTGAAGTCCAATACTTGCTCTccttttgctctgtttttggtctctatcaactcctgagggaaatatttggctcttaaGATGCCAAATATTCCAGTGTGTTCGCCAGCTAGATAcagctgtgtctgtttggtgggGAGCAGGTAGtatacagtgggtttttagagctttttctctaaaaacatgCATCGGAGTTTGAAgaccagagttgcagcttatggttgatgccatcttttctgtttggagccaggaccctTCAGTTAAGGAGTGCGGGGTGTTGTCTTTCATGATCTGGAAACACTCTCCGCTACCTCGGACCAAAGCTAATGCTGgtttactgggaacactgagtggTGCACACTTGGTATAACAATAGCttctttagctaaattgtgctaacaggacAGCTAATGAAGCAATAATTCCAAAATGACCAACAGCACACTTAATAGAGTGCCTGAATTTAGCAACTGAGACCATAAATCAAAgaccataaaaaataattgacttAATATTTCAAGAGAGAAGTTGGCGCTTTTTGAATGGGCGTTAATAGCTGCGTGGTAGAAGTTCAAaacttctaaagctcactgagtAACAAGTcttatctcatttgtttaatctaaACTTGTCATTcttacattttcaaatacatAATGGACACAACACTTATTTACATTCGCTTCCAGGTGAAGCAGATGCTGTTGCCTTACACTAGCAGTCCAGTAGGTGTAGCTGAGGGTAAACTGGAAGAGTTGTATCGTGCCATCCCTTTCCCGGACAAAGAGAGGTATTACCACACAAACACGTAATGATGCCAAAGATTGTTTCATTGTGTCACAGTACAgagtttttattgtctttattatGTAATAACACACCTTATGTAATGATGCAACAGGATTGAGTGTATTCTGGTGAACTCTCCGATCTCAGTGAGGAACCTGGTGGGTTTCATGGAGTCCTGGTCCATGTTCCAAGCTTACTATAAGAAAGACCCCCAGACTGCTGAAGACCTGCTGCTCAACACTCAGAAGAGGTAGGAATCGTACATTATAATCAAATTTTTATTCTTCATCCATTTTGTGAACATTAACTgtccaaatgtgtttttctgtgctgcTCCGAGCGCTGAGCTGAATAATCATTCACTGCATTGTTTCACAGGTTCCTGGACGTGATGGGAGTCACGTCTCCTGACACTGAAATGGAGCGGCAAATGGAATATTTCTGTGTCCTGGCATCAAAACCACTATAATCAACAATATGGCATTGGTTGTGTGTTTTGGGAGACAGAGATGTATGTGAGTGTCTTAGAGATGTTGAAATTAACAACTGATGTGTTTCCATTTCTGAATAAACCCTTTTTTTCTCAGTAGAactcttgttttctctgtaaTTTTCTTGCAAACTCACTTCAGTCTAACTGGATACGTTAGCTGACAGACCTTTTAACCTTTACAACACTGCCGGTGTGTCACTTGTCATAAGCAAAAGTGTTGACACCTATTAACAGTAAATCTCCTGTTTAGATACCTATTAATACAGAGCATTAAGAATTCATAACAAGgctccaacaacaacaactgaatCAAACAAATTGAGCATGTTGTTCCAACTGTCACTCACCAATTTTCTCAAACATAAAGCATATTTCATTTTGCGGTGAAATTATCTCTCAAAAAACTGTTTCCCAATAGCACAGCTGATGTCTTGCTGCCTTGAATGCACACTGAGAGGTTACATAACTTGAATTCTGGTATGTTTTGGTTTGAAGGAGGAGACAGGTATTTTAAGCCAAgctcttgaaaaaaaaatgacatagtTGGGGGcccatttatttattataactgCTTCACTGGCCTTTCTGTACTCTCCGTTCTCTCTCAGTAGGTAGAAGAAGCTTTGTGCAACATCAATGAAGCTGAAGCATCTAATGTTCATGGTTCATAAAGTAACTGAAGACAAACAAGTCTGTACAGTAAAACTTAATCTTTGTAATAACAGATAATgagaaatagaaaacacaaGTGAACGGTTATACATGTTTCCCTCAggaaacaaatgttaaaaattaaacatcTGTTAATAATTTAAGAAGAAGCTTCTATAACTCACCTTGTCATTCAGtttatgaaatttaaaaaataaaacaacaaatatctAACTGGTCATTAGCAATATTGGTTAGTAATGGTGTACTATCAGGTGTAAAATATGTGTAACAAGATTATAGTAAAGATTGATTATCAGTAAATGAGTGTCCCATAATGTGTGTGAACCATTTGTTGATAATGAGATGTAAAGTGCTGCTTTGTGCTTGATTTGACCAAAGTAGATAAAGTGAGTTTTAACTCTGATTAACTGAAAATAATTTCAACTTTAGAAACAAACTAACTCTAAACTATGATGATTTGGGATCACAATTATTAAATTGGATATCTAATTTATGGACATTGCCTCCTCTTCCTGTACATCTTTGCACATGATTTcacctttttattgttttaattatattcaatttctatTAATTTTAAATATGCTCGTCAATTTGACCACAGATCATTGTGTTTTATCATCTTAGGAATAGTGTATACAGTATGCCCTAAGGGTACAATAGTGTATTTATGTAGCTATATTGTGTGTAACTAGTACTTTTCTATATGCAGCTGTATTCAACACAAATTTCCCCTCATGGACAATAAagtatatcttatcttataaTCCACTTCTGCTGACCACCACATGTAGATGTTTCTCATGGGGTGTCACATTTCTACAACACTGACAATGAATACCCGACAGCCGTTGGTTAAAGAGTACCATGAGATTAGGAAATATGAGAAATCAACCAATAGACTCAGACAGAGTAGTGCTGCACATGGGATGTTATACTTTTACAAATACAACTCTTACCTCACCCACATCATCTCCAGGGGTTTTTATTGGttctgacagaaacacataccATCACGTGACCCATACGCTGACCCTTACTCACACAGACCTTTGAGCTTGACCTGGATTTTCATTTATGGTGATTATAATGGGTTACATTCAATGTCTTTACCATTGTTGCATCTGCACAGAAAAGAAGTTAAAAACATGCCACATCATATAAAAAATCATTTAGGAGCTGTCCCTTTAAAGGGTCTCATTGTCAAACATACCATGTACCAGAGGAAGTAATGGGACCTCCCAGCCCCCAAGCACCCCACTGTTTccttcttttctgtgtgtgcgtgtgtgtgtatgtgtatctggTTGCAGGCAGAAAGGAATACACAGTCTTTTAACTGTGGAGGACAGTTCCTCTTTTCCAGTGAAAAAAAGACTTCTTATAATAGATCAGCCGTTAAGAAAGTTAGTCAGTAAAGAGGTATCAACCAGCTATGGCTTACCGTCTGTTTGAAGGCAAGGAGCATGCTGCTTCCTACTGGAAGTACAGGATTTGTCCATCAGATCAGTTAATACAACAGGTGCTCGACTTCCTGGAAAAACAGGTAATataggaggagagaggagggcgGCTTCACCGTTTACTTTTCTGAATTTTAAATCAAACTAAGGATATTATGTTCCTTCAAAAGGACTTCAGAGTTCAAACTGCTGTTTTGCATCTCATTATCAATGGATAATGTACAAATGTCTTATAACATGTGACATATTTGGTCAGAAAGGTCAGCCCTTTGAGCTCGCAGTGGACGTGGGTTGTGGCTCGGGTCAGGGGACTTTGCTGCTGGCCAAACACTTTGCTTCTGTGGTGGGGACAGATGTGAGTCCTGCCCAGCTGGAAATGGCTTTGCAGCATGCTAAAGGGCCAAACATCACATATAGGTAAGCATGAACCAACTGAGACACATGCTTATTCTTTTTCAAACACTAGAGTctgtagaaaatgtatttatatttcacataaaatacaaaaaaaaacccatattgAAAGCATTCTGCAGACACTCTCataattgatcatttttcttttgccaTAATTGAGAGTTAATGTTTTTCCCCGGCTACAGAGTGTTACCTAAATCCGAGATCAAGCAAGCCTAATAAAACACATggttatatgtaaaaaaaaaacaaacaaacaaaaaaatataacaattaacTTCACATCTTTTGTTCAACTCTGAGAATGTGGTAAGCTACTTTATTGAATCTTGGCCAAAGCAGGAACAATGTGACCCTTGTCTAGTGAAAGTCGGTCATGCAGCGAGGCCCATACACCAGAACAAATGTACTCTCGACACAGGATAGTGTTGTTTAGATTCCCACaatttatagtttattttaGGAGTGATGGATTTTAAATCACATTACGTTCAATTacaaatcatttatcatttatttctaACAAAAATACCAGATACAATTTTGATTAATCTGCAATTCAGTTATTCTGGCAATTCATATAGTATTATTAATCACtttaatattaacattttctgtTGGCAATTTTTCTTCCACCTCACATTCGTTTCATATTAGCAGCGATTAATCCTCTCAGTTCAGATCTATATTGTCCCTCGAGGGGAAATTTGAGCGgggcaaaaacacaaacacaacatacaagAGGACACGGGACATTAATCACGACAGTTGCAgcaaaccatgaaaaaaaaaaaaggtatctGCTTGTTAAAAGTATCAAACCGTTGGAATGACAGCCATAATAAAGTGATGCTGAGCAGTGCAGTTCAGGTTTAGTGCAAATTAAGTGCATTTATTGCACTTGgaacaaaaatgtaaacttaTTGCTTTTTACCCTGAGGGACTTGTATCTCCGCCCAGAAGGGAGAAGAATGAATTCCTCCAAGTGTGAGTGGTCAGAGCCGGCCACGTTCTACCTCGCTTCCCGCAAAACATGTCATAAATATCTGCTAAAGAAAGCTGTTGTGTGCCAACAGCTTTCTTTAACGATATTGTACAGACGATTTTTGTTCCTTGAAGGCTCCTATACCAAGAAACAAAAGGTTAAAATGGACTCAATAAAGGATTTGTAAAATAAAGCCATCGGTTTCTTGTCCACATTAAAACTATTCAGTCGTGCGCAGAAAGTGAAGTCTCTGCAGACCCTTTTTACAGATTGTAGATGTGTTGAGGTCACAGTTCAAGTTCTTGTCGATCACTGTTCCCAGATACTTGTAGCACTCAACCGTCTCAACCTTTGTGCAGAGCATGATGGGAACAGAGACGACAAGAAACAGGCAAGGTTCAGATCAGTGAACTGTGACATAGAAggtatgcaaaaaaaaaaaattagagtGCTGTAAACAATCACACCAGACATTCATTGTGCTGTTCTGTAAATTGGAGctcatctttttaaatgaaaagcttACAAACATTGTATAAATACAAACCAAGTGCACTGATCACTAGGTTAATATTCACACAGCAAATTGAGTGGGTAGATAATTCAAGAGCTGGCACCTGATTACCTCTTAACCTTTATATTGTGTTCTGGATCAGCGTCACGTATGTTGTATGTCCATGTGTTCGCTACACATTTCTGTTATTGTTCCATCTTTAGACAGTGTGTGGCTGAGGAGCTGCCATTTGCTGACAGCTCAGTGGACCTGCTGACAGCCATGTCTGCCTTCCACTGGTTTGACAGGCCACGCTTTCTCAAGGAAGTCCACAGAGTCCTGAAGCCTCGCGGCTGCTTGGCTCTGCTCAACTACACCATTGACATGGAACTCAGCTACCCTGACTGCTGCTCACAGACACTCAACCAAGTCTGCAAAGAGGTGCTTACAGAATattgaatatatgaatatatacatacagatatGAGAAGATTTATTGTGAATGAGCACTCACACAGCCTCAACCACATCTGCAGAGATGGATATGAGgccattttttttactgtgaagaTAGTTAAGTTATGGGCACAGACATTGTCAGGTCACATGGTCAAGTAAGCAGCATATATACAGTTCATGTACATCAAAATGCATTCATAATTTCTCAAGAAATCAATAATTAACTGTTGATAATGTTGCTGTCCCGACTAGAGCAGTGGTTTCTGACCTGTTTTTACCTTATAGAAAGCCGTTTTTTTACTTCCCAGGTTGCATGTCAGTGAGCTGTGAGCAGTTATAATTGAAGAGTGATTTTTGCCTTCTCAAAATAACTTTTAGAGGCCTAAAGAGGTAGAACTATACATTATTTCCAAACAACaagcaaaagcaaaaatgagagaaaagtcCAAAATTTAACATAGGTTTTAGTTGCAGAATTTagccattttattttttagttcaTACCCTGGTAACCATCTCTTAACCCTTTAGATTCAACTTGTGACCCAACCCTCAGCTTAGGAGCCACTGATCACTGAGCGATCAATCCTTTTGTCACAGGTGCCTCTGAGAACTATTGATAGTCTTTAAACAATGATTTAGAGCTGTGATTGGGCAATCAGCACCTTTTCAAATGattacatatactatatattcaGAGTCCTGTCCCAAACAGATGCATATTTCCCATCTTGACATGCAGCACTGGAGACTGATTGAGGAGACTAAGCAGGGCTAGATGAACATGTGGGCTGCAAGTGATGTATACAagctttcattttaatttaaggTTAGTTTCTCCTTTGATTAAAGATGTGATAATCAGTGAACCCACGTGCTTTAATCTTTGGTAGaaacaaaaactgtgaaaaaaggtCTTTTGCGCTATCACACTATCATGACTTACTGCAACACTTGAATATAATAGAGCCATTGTTAACGTTATTAGtaacatctgtgtttttcctgctatgacaagtcaaaatgctGTGAAAAAGACCTATCGTTACTTATTTATCACAAAGTAGAGCTcacatacataaacaaataaacaaatactgtcaaacctaaagaaaacacaggattAATCACTCATTTATTAATGACGGACAAGATATATATGGatgcaaaatatatttgtgGTTCAAAATTTGGTATAGGGACTAATTATAAAGGAATACTTGAGTTGGCTCAAAAATGACCCGCTCCATACTGTGTAAGGTTTAAACAACCAGGACAAAGATGTTAGTGGTGATGTGGAGATAAATCCTACAGAGACACTTTCCGGTTTAGAGCTGGAGACCCTACTTTAAATAAAACTCATCTGGAGGCAACATGTTAAAATTCAAAATTCTGGGAGCCTAGAGAATCCATCACTGATGAAATGTCAGGACCAAGTCCAATAAATGTCATTTGATGACATCAACTATTCAAGCCTTGATTTCAGCTTTGAGAGACAGCCTATCAGTGCATAAAATCAATggaattatatattttatattttattagtaATAATGAAAGAAGGTACCTtgtgccaaatattttttttgcagaagaCATTTTGATTGTCATAGTAGGACGATAACGATTAACAATAGTGTCCCACAGTGAGCCAGCTTGTGTAATATACCAGGactctgaaactgaagcagctacatggaattcagccatcgtTAATGTAATTATtcacacttgtgcttttcctactgtgtcaaaatgtcttctgtgaaaaaaaccTTTGACTGACCTGTTATTTTTTGTAGTAAAGGTACTGAACAACGGgtactgaaaacattttttatctgGTCCACACTGAAAAACTAGGCAGTAAACTAGTCTCCTGTTATAAAAGTTGGAAAACACAAAGGAAGGaagtacaaaaaaatacattttcagatataaaaaacccccaaaacaatcaTAAATATCAACAGTCCCCCCTCGACACCAGACAAGCAATTTTTGGGTCAAAGGTAGATCCACACGGACACCTGGTCATCCATGGACTCAAAAGGAGAACCCTAGTTATATTAGTGTAGGGGACACACTGTATGTGTTACTACTATCAGTCACATCATCATGTCACATTCAGGTAGGTTTTCTAGCAGGAACGTTGCACAGCTTTGCATCAAATATGAACCACAGCATCATCTGGTGGATTTTATTGGTAAAATATTCATCAACTGAATGGTACAATTCATCTTAATGCAGTTAGGTTGCATATTTTTCATCAAGCCGACAGGTCGTCCACCTGTTGAAATCAGACACCATTCATGTATTAATAAAGATTTTAAGAAATGAACACAAACCACACAGATAGATAGgtgtttgaactactttattgTTTAGTGGATGAGGCAAAGATATCAGTGATTAATATTTGATTCATGCCATTTGTTGTGCCATTAATGAAGTAATGGAAATAAACAGTCTGATGACTCCTCATCTCTTGGTTTTACCAGTTTTACGCAGCTTTGCAACCTTACCGCAGTCCTCACCTTGGCCCCAGCTCTATCGAGTTGTACAGGGAAGCCTATGAATCCATCCCCTACCCTGACAAAGAGTGGTGAGTGACACTAATATCACTAATAGCCTTCTCTTTTCAACTGGGTGTGTTGTTATGATCTATAATTTAAAGACAGATGGATTTGTCTTGAATttacaaaatgtacatttatctattgactgtgtgtatatgtgcgtgtTTTACTTTATGCATTGCAggcaggagtgtgtgtgggtgagaaGGCCCATGCCTCTGTCCAGCTACATGGGGTTGGTGGAGTCTTTCTCCAGTTATCAGGCTCTGCTGAGAGGTGACATGCAGAAGGCTGTCAAACTCTCCCAAGACATCTGTCAAAGGTAAATCATGCCTTATGTAGCATACATTGAGTAAATGTAGTGTTGTACACATGTGTTAGGCCAACgacaaatatgtaaatgaacCTGATGAATGTGCAAAGTACATCATCAGTTGCTTTTGACATGCTGGAGCAAAACTTACTAAGGCTGTCAACACATGATAAAATGTTTGACATGTTGGAGAGACATGATGAAAcattctgtctcctctctccagGTTGATGTCCATAATGGGGGTGACCTCTGCAGAGACAGAGGTGGTTGTGGGTGTGAAGCATTTCTACCTGCTGGCCTGCAAACCACAGCAAGCCTGACTCATGCCTGCACTCACATTTGCAAAGTCATGGATACAGTTAAGGACACAGAAACATGTGCTATTGTATcgacttttctgtgttttgttttgacatctaaaatattggaaaaaagTTTGAGCTTGAACTCAATGTTTTGCTACAAATGCCActtatttaaaggaatagtttgacatttcgggaaatacgcttatttgctttttcgtcaagagttagatgagaagattgataccgctatctagcagccagttagcttagcttagcataaagactggaaacatgggGAAAcggctagcctggctctgtctaaaggttAAAGTCtataccagcacctctaaagctcactaattattATATCTTGGTTGTGTAATATGTACAAAACTCTCAGTGTAAAAACGACAGTTGTCACTAGACACTAGCtattttccttttcctccaGCTAAAGCTTTcctaaaatatcaaagtacTGCTTTAAAGTTACACCAAATactgttttatataaaacatgcaaaaatctTCATTATAACTCTACATTATCTTCTTCAAGcattcctcttcttcctctccttttaaTGTCCTTGTTTATTAGTGATTTAGTGAAATGCACTGAAACTTTCCATGTGTAATTATAATTTTTGAATGCTTGTCTCACTCTTACTGTGTGAGGGTGAGAAAGCATTAGAACAGTAGTAGTTGGTGAGGTTGTTTTACAAAATACCACTAGAGGGAAGCATTTGATCAAAAGTCTCAGTGATTATTGGCACTGCATAATATAGCCTAGTCAGGACTTTTTTCATAACTTTCACTGACATAATTTTTAtcttatataaataaaaatgatatagtATATCACAACTGTGCTCTCTTGTCATGTTTGACCtttatacagcaccagtcaaaagtttagaacAGCTTCCCAATCCCtcaaatgagaaagtgtgtcaaaACTTTTGACGGATGCTGTATATATTTTTGCTGTACAACGTCAATTTTTAAATTGAGGTTCAAATTGAGTCTTTGGCTGAAGAGAGGCAAAGGTCCATCCTGTCGTCCTCATAGCTGAAAGAAAAGCCTGACCCTCTCTCCTCTACAGCAAAGTCAGATACAGAATCTGACAGATTGTCAGACCTTCTTTTCAGGCTTGAAGTTCTTCATTTCAGAAGCTGAACAACTGATAgtcagccatgttttttttatcttcttcaGGCTTTCCTTTTGATTCCAGGTTCATATTTTCAGACACCTGACAGGCATTTCTATGGCTACATTTACACCATAAACCAGAATATTTGCCTATATCAATTGATTATTACAGTTGCCTGTTTATATCTACCTTTAGAAGTGAACCATAttcaatttctgtgttttattaaagtCTCCTTGTGTATGTGAATTATCCTCAACACACGTTTAACCTACAAGCAAACAAATCACCGGAGGATCAGCTGCCTTCAGCTTTGTAGCCTTTGTAGCCACTAACCTAGAAAACATGTAGTCACTCCAAATAACTTTCAAAGACCCATCTGTGTATTTAGAGGAAAGTCTCATTAGTCAATTTATGTTTCCCATTAGATTTACCCGTGACTGTTGTCAGAAACTGatctgaaaacattaaaaaccatCTGCTGTCTCCCTTTTTATGTGTTCATAATACACATCCAATCTGTGCCACatgggagaaaaaagaaagtcagAATTTAACCGCTTTTACGAGGAGGTGATTACTCTGAAAGAGGATGCATAAAAGATATTCTCAGCTCTCAGAATCTTTATTTgaagtttgtttatttctcttttattccaGAAATCCATCTGCCATTAAACATATCACTGGCTACATTTGGTCCAAGTTTGGGCCTGGCTTTGTGCTTTTCTTCATTGCTTTTGTATATTCTCAGAGATTTTGTACTCACATCTTTGTCCTCATGGCCTGAGACACTCTACAACATCTCTGTTACAACTCCAGTTTTTTCTATGTGACATCAGATAAACAGTCTTTCTATGTGCCTTAAgatatttttatggttttgcaGAAGTGGTCCACaataatccttttttttgtcatatctgcttctgttgtttttattttttttattttaacagggAGCTCCTCAGCAGAAACATGTCATTTAAGCTGTCTGTGCTGTAGAATAATCCCGTGTTTGGGCCTCTGATCCTTTCTCAGTCTCATGTCATGTTTGAAATGCTTGTCACACTTGATGCAATTGAATCCCCCCTCCAGTTTTACATCTGGCTGGAAATGCTCACAGCAACCTTTTTCTGGCAGTGAAAGATCTGCTGTGACATAATCCTACACTTTTTGACTTTATCCACTttctcacagacagaaacatcttGAGTGCTCTAACTTGTTAAGTCTGGCCTCTGTCTTGAGACGTCccttacaaacacattttagtgtTGGCAGTGCAGAGGGAACCTCCagtccttttgtgtttttaaatagcTGCTGGCTTGACTTTAGGCCATGGcttgacttgactttgactGATGCAGCTGTTGAGTGTTTGTATTGTCAGCAGCTGGTAGCACAGGACCAGCAGATtgtcagtttttatctttttgccGCTGGCTTTTTAATTTTCCAACTTGGACCCTGCACTGTTccaatgtgtgtatgtgtagacagtatactgtatacGTCATCttaaacagtgatttaaaagagTTATATTGTGGTTAAGGCTATCAGAGTGTTTCTTACTATCTGTTTGATTCTTCTATTGACCTGCATGCAGTGCAATGAACCATATTATTGGTATGAAGGAGCAAAAGTTACGTCTGTTGGCACAGTGCTGAGTACAGAGAGGCAACTTCAGCCTGACTGTAAAAAAGCTTGAATGTCctaaacatacattttaatcaTCACAGTTTGCtagttaataataattagtgtcttttttcccccattt
This genomic interval from Thunnus thynnus chromosome 11, fThuThy2.1, whole genome shotgun sequence contains the following:
- the zgc:162396 gene encoding putative methyltransferase DDB_G0268948, whose protein sequence is MSYRLFEGKDHASIYQKYRFTPPDELKKIILQYLDTKKGQPHVLAVDLGCGTGQNSRLLAPNFQEVVGIDISEGQLEEARAVPGYPNITYRKGTAEDLPFPDGSVDLLTAASAAHWFDQSRFLAEASRVLKPRGCMALLGFSDNNTRLHYQTCGEKLNHIYEEVKQMLLPYTSSPVGVAEGKLEELYRAIPFPDKERIECILVNSPISVRNLVGFMESWSMFQAYYKKDPQTAEDLLLNTQKRFLDVMGVTSPDTEMERQMEYFCVLASKPL
- the zgc:162780 gene encoding putative methyltransferase DDB_G0268948; translation: MAYRLFEGKEHAASYWKYRICPSDQLIQQVLDFLEKQKGQPFELAVDVGCGSGQGTLLLAKHFASVVGTDVSPAQLEMALQHAKGPNITYRQCVAEELPFADSSVDLLTAMSAFHWFDRPRFLKEVHRVLKPRGCLALLNYTIDMELSYPDCCSQTLNQVCKEFYAALQPYRSPHLGPSSIELYREAYESIPYPDKEWQECVWVRRPMPLSSYMGLVESFSSYQALLRGDMQKAVKLSQDICQRLMSIMGVTSAETEVVVGVKHFYLLACKPQQA